The genome window GCCGTGAGCGCCAGCAGGATCGCCGCCGGGTGCATCTGCACGGTCCGGCTGTGGATCATCGGCTGGAGCACGTTCCCTTCGAGGATCTGCACCGCGAAGACGACGCCGACCGCCCAGAGCGCCGTCACCAGACCGCGGTCCGCGAACGCGACGAGGATCGCCACGGCGCCCGACAGGAACGCGCCCAGATACGGGATGTACGCGCCGACGAACACCAGCGCGCCGAGACCGATCGCGCCCGGTACCTGCAGTATCAGCAGACCGATGGCGATACAGGCACCGTCGATGAAGGCGATCAGCGTCGTCCCCCGCATATAGCCCTCGATGGCCCGGAACGCGCGCCGGGCCATCACCTCCAGGGTGTCGCCGCTGCCGCGCGGCGCGAGCGAGTGCAGGGACGCGACCGCCTTGTCGGAGTCCCGCAGGAAGAAGAACATCAGCAGCATCGCCAGGATCGCCATCGCGACGAACTCGCTGACCGCGCTGACCCCGGTGAGCACCCCGGAGGCCGCGGTGCCGCCGAACTTCGACATCAGCTCCTTGGCGTTCTTCGCGAGATCGTCCAGCGAGGTCCCCGCGAACCCGAACTCCTCACTGAGCGACTTCGCCGCGTCCCGCAGCGAGGAGATGATCTGATCCCCGGTGTCGATCAGCGCGGCCACCACGATGTACGCGGCCCCGCCCATCACCACGATCAC of Streptomyces phaeolivaceus contains these proteins:
- a CDS encoding AI-2E family transporter, which codes for MWSALTLLVTGVVYVGVWICVTFQTAVTPVLIALLGTALLGPLYRRLVAMRFNRSLAAGLTCAAVIVVMGGAAYIVVAALIDTGDQIISSLRDAAKSLSEEFGFAGTSLDDLAKNAKELMSKFGGTAASGVLTGVSAVSEFVAMAILAMLLMFFFLRDSDKAVASLHSLAPRGSGDTLEVMARRAFRAIEGYMRGTTLIAFIDGACIAIGLLILQVPGAIGLGALVFVGAYIPYLGAFLSGAVAILVAFADRGLVTALWAVGVVFAVQILEGNVLQPMIHSRTVQMHPAAILLALTAGASIAGILGMLLAVPLTAAVSGVLSELRARYGDGAGAGTGAGTGAGATTAPPGTAQVARAAG